The following are encoded together in the Bos taurus isolate L1 Dominette 01449 registration number 42190680 breed Hereford chromosome 17, ARS-UCD2.0, whole genome shotgun sequence genome:
- the LRAT gene encoding lecithin retinol acyltransferase → MKNPMLEAVSLVLEKLLFISYFKFFSSGAPGEDKAGNTLYEISSFLRGDVLEVPRTHLTHYGIYLGDNRVAHMMPDILLALTDDKGLTQKVVSNKRLILGVIGRVASIRVDTVEDFAYGAEILVNHLDRSLKKKALLNEEVAQRAEKLLGITPYSLLWNNCEHFVTYCRFGTAISPQADKFCENVKIIIRDQRSVLASAVLGLASIFCLGLTSYTTLPAIFIPFFLWMAG, encoded by the exons ATGAAGAACCCAATGCTGGAGGCCGTGTCGCTCGTGCTGGAGAAGCTACTCTTCATCTCCTACTTCAAGTTCTTCAGTTCAGGCGCCCCGGGCGAAGACAAGGCGGGGAACACTTTATATGAGATCAGCTCTTTTCTCCGCGGTGACGTGCTGGAGGTGCCTCGGACCCACCTGACGCACTATGGCATCTACCTGGGCGACAACCGTGTCGCCCACATGATGCCCGATATCCTGTTGGCCCTGACTGACGACAAAGGGCTCACGCAGAAAGTGGTCTCCAACAAGCGTCTCATCCTAGGCGTCATTGGCAGGGTGGCCAGCATCCGCGTGGACACCGTGGAGGACTTCGCCTACGGAGCCGAGATCCTGGTGAATCACCTGGACAGGTCCCTCAAGAAGAAGGCGCTGCTCAACGAAGAGGTGGCGCAGAGGGCAGAGAAGCTGCTGGGCATAACTCCCTACAGCCTACTTTGGAACAACTGCGAGCATTTCGTCACCTACTGCAGGTTCGGCACCGCGATTAGCCCCCAGGCCGACAAG ttttgtgaGAATGTGAAGATAATTATTCGTGATCAGAGAAGCGTCCTTGCTTCTGCAGTCTTGGGATTGGCGTCTATATTCTGTCTGGGCTTGACATCATATACCACTCTTCCTGCAatttttattccattctttttatggatGGCTGGCTAA